One segment of Brassica napus cultivar Da-Ae chromosome C3, Da-Ae, whole genome shotgun sequence DNA contains the following:
- the LOC106432801 gene encoding WEB family protein At5g16730, chloroplastic-like yields MSSKTKTSLSETPPGKSSPATPKVARLSRAVNKSETTSPSTRLSLDRSSPSSKSSSVERRSPKVPTPPEKTQARAAAKGSSAEPTQTRLTLTQIKEDLKKANEKISSLEKEKAKALDELKEAKKEAEEASLKLDDALKAQNNIEVEKFQAVEEGIEAVQKKEEELKKELENVKSQHASVTQELQKVNEELAKANEVKSKALIQADDSSKTYQLHAEKVEILSSELTRLKALLDSSESEMVGKLEEEIDVLKRDLERARSFESEVKEQEMIIKKLNADLEAANSSSEEWKSKAKEVESQLQEAKNLERCASLSLESVMKQLEGSNDKLHETESELINLKEKIMTLETTVARQKEDLKESEEQLSKTEKEVESLKNELETVVEEKNRALDKEQDASSNVQRLLEQKKKLLADFETSKEEEEKSKKAMETLASALHEVSSEGRELKEKLLSQGGGDQEYEAQIEDLKVVIKATSEKYETMLDESRHEIDVLVSAVEQTKKHFESSKKEWEMKEANLLDYVRKMEEEVASMSRLDGLLKRTEEEADAAWKKEAETKESLKEVEDEVVYLQECLGEARDESVKLKESLLEKESEFESVVHENEELRVKEGVALRKIEELSKLLEEARLSKEEVEVSESEKEYDLLPKVVEFSSENGHKSVEERSPEVISTDEEDPQEHISNGNGNGNGMEEKDMNGKPEEAKTEMKEKKEESPDDDDDKDNSVEVIFKMWESCQVEKKEAVTDKKTELESPEEEEDSRKIDESDKASTENVEDEVVMEKKIKKKKTLLGKVFSRRKQQQ; encoded by the exons ATGTCTTCGAAGACTAA aactagtttgtcggaaactCCTCCGGGGAAATCATCTCCCGCAACTCCAAAAGTGGCAAGATTGAGTAGGGCAGTGAATAAATCTGAGACCACTTCTCCAAGTACACGCCTTTCACTTGATCGCTCTTCACCAAGTTCAAAGTCTTCTTCTGTTGAGAGACGCTCACCAAAGGTCCCAACTCCACCTGAG AAAACTCAAGCGCGTGCAGCAGCGAAAGGATCATCAGCAGAGCCAACGCAGACTCGGTTGACTCTGACTCAAATCAAGGAAGATCTAAAGAAAGCAAACGAGAAGATATCTTcattagagaaggagaaagcTAAAGCACTTGATGAACTCAAAGAAGCCAagaaagaagctgaagaagcttCTCTGAAGCTGGACGACGCTTTAAAAGCTCAGAATAACATCGAGGTTGAGAAGTTCCAAGCTGTTGAGGAAGGGATCGAGGCCGttcagaagaaagaagaagagttaAAGAAAGAACTCGAAAACGTCAAGAGCCAACACGCTTCAGTTACGCAGGAGCTTCAAAAGGTTAATGAAGAGTTGGCTAAGGCCAATGAGGTTAAGAGCAAGGCCTTGATCCAAGCGGATGATTCTAGTAAGACATATCAGCTTCATGCGGAGAAAGTTGAGATCTTATCTTCTGAGTTGACACGTTTGAAAGCTCTGCTTGATTCATCCGAAAGTGAAATGGTTGGTAAGCTAGAAGAGGagattgatgttttgaaaagaGATCTTGAGAGAGCGAGAAGCTTTGAGTCTGAGGTGAAAGAACAAGAGATGATCATCAAGAAGCTTAATGCTGATCTCGAAGCTGCAAACAGCTCATCTGAGGAGTGGAAGAGCAAAGCCAAAGAAGTGGAGTCACAGCTACAAGAAGCTAAGAATCTAGAGAGATGTGCATCTTTATCTTTGGAGTCTGTGATGAAACAACTCGAAGGAAGCAATGATAAGCTGCACGAAACAGAATCCGAACTCATTAACCTCAAGGAGAAGATCATGACATTGGAGACAACAGTCGCTAGACAAAAGGAGGATCTTAAGGAATCAGAAGAACAACTGTCAAAGACCGAAAAAGAAGTAGAGAGCTTAAAGAACGAGCTTGAAACTGTCGTTGAGGAGAAGAATCGTGCGTTAGATAAGGAGCAAGACGCTTCTTCAAACGTTCAGAGGCTGTTAgaacagaagaagaagcttttaGCGGATTTTGAAACCTCaaaggaggaagaggagaagagcAAGAAAGCGATGGAGACTCTAGCTTCGGCGTTACACGAAGTTTCAAGCGAAGGAAGAGAATTGAAAGAGAAGCTGTTAAGCCAAGGCGGCGGAGACCAAGAGTACGAAGCGCAGATAGAGGACCTGAAGGTGGTCATCAAAGCGACTAGCGAGAAGTACGAGACCATGCTTGATGAATCAAGACACGAGATCGATGTTCTTGTTAGCGCGGTGGAGCAGACCAAGAAGCATTTCGAGAGCTCGAAGAAGGAGTGGGAGatgaaggaagctaacttgttGGATTACGTGAGGAAGATGGAGGAGGAAGTCGCTTCGATGAGTAGGTTGGATGGTTTGCTGAAGAGGACGGAGGAAGAAGCTGATGCTGCTTGGAAGAAGGAAGCGGAGACGAAGGAGAGTTTGAAGGAGGTGGAGGATGAGGTTGTTTATCTCCAGGAGTGTCTCGGGGAAGCGAGAGATGAAAGCGTGAAGCTTAAGGAGAGTCTGTTGGAGAAAGAGAGTGAGTTTGAAAGCGTGGTTCATGAGAACGAGGAGCTGAGGGTAAAGGAAGGTGTTGCTTTGAGGAAGATTGAGGAGTTATCAAAGTTACTAGAGGAAGCAAGATTGAGcaaggaggaggtggaggtCAGTGAAAGTGAGAAAGAGTATGATTTGTTACCGAAAGTGGTTGAGTTTTCTTCAGAGAATGGTCATAAAAGTGTAGAAGAGAGATCTCCTGAAGTCATATCTACTGATGAAGAAGATCCACAAGAACATATCAGCAATGGCAATGGTAATGGTAATGGTATGGAGGAGAAAGATATGAATGGAAAGCCCGAGGAGGCGAAAACAGagatgaaggagaagaaagaagagtctccagatgatgatgatgacaaagATAACTCAGTTGAAGTTATCTTCAAAATGTGGGAAAGTTGCCAGGTAGAGAAGAAAGAAGCTGTTACGGACAAGAAAACAGAACTAGAGTCtccggaggaagaagaagattcaagaAAGATCGATGAAAGCGATAAGGCCTCGACAGAGAACGTGGAAGATGAGGTTGTgatggagaagaagatcaagaagaagaagactctaCTTGGTAAagtcttctcaagaagaaagcAGCAGCAGTAA
- the LOC111204326 gene encoding inositol-tetrakisphosphate 1-kinase 1 yields MSDSTQEERYRVGYALAAKKENSFIQPSLIEHSRQRGIDLIKLDPTKPLLEQGKLDCVIHKLYDLDWKQNLHEFREKCPNVPVIDSPEDIEKLHNRVSMLEVITQLNFPVSERERFGVPKQVVVMDPTVLSCGGGGEGLGELEFPVIAKPLDADGSAKSHKMFLIYDQEGMKILKAPVVLQEFVNHGGVIFKVYVVGDYVKCVKRRSLPDISEEKIGTSKGSLPFSQISNLTATQEEKNKEYGEDRSLEKVEMPPSSFLEELAKAMRRSMGLNLFNFDLIRDARDGDRYLVIDINYFPGYAKMPCYEPVLTDFFWDMVTKKSHV; encoded by the coding sequence ATGTCAGATTCAACCCAGGAAGAGAGATACAGAGTCGGATACGCTCTCGCAGCCAAGAAGGAGAATAGCTTCATCCAGCCTTCTTTGATCGAGCACTCAAGGCAACGAGGCATTGATCTAATCAAGCTCGATCCAACGAAACCCTTGCTGGAACAGGGGAAGCTCGATTGCGTGATCCACAAGCTTTACGATCTTGACTGGAAACAAAACCTCCACGAGTTTCGCGAGAAGTGCCCTAACGTCCCTGTCATCGACTCGCCGGAGGATATCGAGAAATTGCACAACAGGGTTTCGATGCTCGAGGTGATCACTCAGTTAAACTTCCCTGTTTCGGAAAGGGAACGTTTTGGCGTCCCGAAGCAGGTCGTTGTGATGGATCCAACCGTTCTTAGctgcggaggaggaggagaaggttTGGGGGAGCTTGAGTTTCCGGTGATCGCTAAGCCCTTGGACGCAGACGGGAGCGCTAAGTCTCACAAGATGTTCTTGATTTACGACCAAGAAGGGATGAAGATACTCAAGGCGCCCGTTGTGTTGCAGGAGTTTGTGAATCACGGTGGCGTGATCTTCAAGGTCTATGTGGTGGGAGACTACGTGAAGTGCGTAAAGAGAAGATCTTTGCCTGATATCTCCGAGGAGAAGATTGGTACGTCGAAAGGGTCTTTGCCCTTTTCGCAGATATCGAACCTGACTGCTACTCAGGAGGAGAAGAACAAGGAGTATGGTGAGGATAGGAGCTTGGAGAAAGTGGAGATGCCTCCTTCGAGTTTCTTGGAGGAGTTAGCTAAGGCGATGAGGAGATCGATGGGTTTGAATCTGTTCAACTTTGATCTGATTAGGGATGCGAGAGATGGTGATAGGTACCTTGTTATTGATATTAACTACTTTCCTGGTTATGCTAAGATGCCGTGTTATGAGCCTGTGTTGACGGACTTCTTCTGGGACATGGTCACAAAGAAGAGTCATGTCTGA